In Lysobacter firmicutimachus, one genomic interval encodes:
- a CDS encoding amidohydrolase family protein: protein MTRLAAAVVAVLSAAVPALAGAAPAAEPLALQCGRLFDARNGKVLEARTVVVREGKIAEVLPGRAEAPGARAIDLSGHTCSPGWTDLHVHLGSQSSPQSYSEGFRLDEVDFAFRAVGYAKKTLLAGFTSVRDLGGEVSPHLRDAINQGLVDGPRIWAAGKSIATTGGHADPTNGYNDALSHLIGPPGPTEGVINSIDDARQAVRQRYKEGSDVIKITATGGVLSYAKSGDAPQFTVEEVKAIVDTARDYGYRVAAHAHGTEGMKRAILGGVTSIEHGTYMTDEVMSLMKQKGTWYVPTVYAGRFVADKAKLDGYFPEVVRPKAARIGALIQDTAAKAYKNGVKIAFGTDMGVGPHGDNAREFLYMVEAGIPAAVALQAATIRAAEVLGVDDQGVIEAGKRADIVAVPGNPVEDINAVMKVDFVMKDGQVYKQAL, encoded by the coding sequence ATGACCCGCCTCGCCGCCGCCGTCGTCGCCGTGCTGTCCGCCGCCGTCCCCGCCCTCGCCGGGGCCGCCCCCGCCGCCGAACCGCTGGCGCTGCAATGCGGACGCCTGTTCGACGCGCGCAACGGCAAGGTCCTGGAGGCACGCACCGTGGTGGTGCGCGAGGGCAAGATCGCCGAGGTCCTGCCCGGCCGCGCCGAAGCCCCGGGCGCCCGCGCCATCGACCTGTCCGGCCACACCTGCAGCCCCGGCTGGACCGACCTGCACGTGCACCTGGGCTCGCAGTCCAGCCCGCAGAGCTATTCCGAGGGCTTCCGCCTGGACGAGGTCGACTTCGCCTTCCGCGCGGTCGGCTACGCCAAGAAGACCCTGCTGGCCGGCTTCACCAGCGTGCGCGACCTCGGCGGCGAGGTCAGCCCGCACCTGCGCGACGCGATCAACCAGGGCCTGGTCGACGGCCCGCGGATCTGGGCCGCCGGCAAGTCCATCGCCACCACCGGCGGCCACGCCGACCCGACCAACGGCTACAACGACGCGCTCTCCCACCTGATCGGCCCGCCCGGCCCGACCGAGGGCGTGATCAACTCGATCGACGACGCCCGCCAGGCCGTGCGCCAGCGTTACAAGGAAGGCAGCGACGTGATCAAGATCACCGCCACCGGCGGCGTGCTCAGCTACGCCAAGTCCGGCGACGCGCCGCAGTTCACCGTCGAGGAAGTCAAGGCCATCGTCGACACCGCGCGCGATTACGGCTATCGCGTCGCCGCCCACGCCCACGGCACCGAGGGCATGAAGCGCGCGATCCTCGGCGGGGTGACCTCGATCGAACACGGCACCTACATGACCGACGAGGTCATGAGCCTGATGAAGCAGAAAGGCACCTGGTACGTGCCCACCGTCTACGCCGGCCGCTTCGTCGCCGACAAGGCCAAGCTCGACGGCTACTTCCCCGAGGTGGTGCGGCCCAAGGCGGCGCGGATCGGCGCGCTGATCCAGGACACCGCCGCCAAGGCCTACAAGAACGGGGTCAAGATCGCCTTCGGCACCGACATGGGCGTCGGCCCGCACGGCGACAACGCACGCGAATTCCTCTACATGGTGGAAGCCGGCATCCCCGCCGCCGTGGCCCTGCAGGCCGCCACCATCCGCGCCGCCGAGGTGCTGGGCGTGGACGACCAGGGCGTGATCGAAGCCGGCAAGCGCGCCGACATCGTCGCCGTGCCCGGCAACCCGGTCGAGGACATCAACGCGGTGATGAAGGTGGACTTCGTGATGAAGGACGGGCAGGTTTACAAGCAAGCGCTGTAA